One window of the Cryptomeria japonica chromosome 7, Sugi_1.0, whole genome shotgun sequence genome contains the following:
- the LOC131856974 gene encoding putative UPF0481 protein At3g02645 has translation MENMKKKDSEWVVAVESSLKGETRPHKSQHGLIHSVPKSLYSRNNRKFYLPQAIFFGPYHFKQEDVGNNDMELLKSEVARKMHGRIIGNGDTKGLKSVVEKFMEKDNQDRIKKSYAKEFKLSSEVCAWMIVRDACFVIEVLNRFREDKVQEHEDEDEDAEESVSPFIDSILSRKRHHPLLTEIVKDMLKMENQLPFWVLEIVGLCTVGFNDDDHLRSIGFLTEEIGSDIVGSNENDQFQSSSVWFEFALKKLSPIEVAERPGQKYKERFHILQLLHDYIVDRQVPNKPKLPQYSSWSYFRYEILDCLIVCLIEEELSDKPATKILKCRRCMKLLFQVSGFVITLLVLSPVLVILFVWGIIFAIWYSIKNYISAKVEEKGLHVPTVEELKRVGVKFKNSDGGKKIGVSDIKFKDSKLYLPKINIDNRSEVILRNLIALEICSQNEQKPITRYALLMNDLVNTSGDVGILRREGIITSSLGSDDEIAQLWNFMVTATEMPRYDSIDKACEFINRYRKQLWKVLWAQFVMLHCSKPWLFLSLLAGVTFLLLTLVQVICLFQSCQLK, from the coding sequence ATGgaaaatatgaagaaaaaagaTTCCGAGTGGGTTGTTGCAGTTGAATCAAGTTTAAAGGGCGAAACCAGACCCCATAAATCCCAGCATGGTCTCATTCATAGTGTTCCAAAGTCTCTCTATAGTAGAAACAATCGAAAGTTCTATCTTCCGCAAGCCATCTTCTTCGGCCCCTACCATTTCAAACAAGAAGATGTAGGGAATAATGACATGGAACTGCTCAAGTCAGAAGTGGCAAGGAAGATGCATGGTAGAATCATAGGAAATGGTGATACCAAAGGCTTAAAATCGGTGGTGGAAAAGTTTATGGAAAAGGACAACCAGGATAGAATAAAGAAAAGCTATGCTAAAGAGTTTAAACTTAGCAGTGAAGTGTGTGCGTGGATGATAGTGAGGGATGCCTGTTTTGTTATAGAAGTTCTCAACAGGTTCCGAGAAGATAAAGTTCAAGagcatgaagatgaagatgaagatgcagAGGAAAGTGTGTCGCCCTTCATCGACAGCATTCTTAGCAGGAAACGACATCATCCCCTGTTGACAGAAATTGTAAAGGACATGCTCAAGATGGAAAATCAACTACCATTCTGGGTATTGGAGATTGTCGGGCTCTGTACTGTGGGATTTAATGATGACGACCATCTTAGGTCGATTGGGTTTTTAACGGAGGAAATCGGAAGTGATATTGTGGGCTCAAATGAAAATGACCAGTTTCAGTCGTCATCAGTCTGGTTTGAGTTTGCACTGAAAAAATTATCCCCCATCGAAGTAGCAGAAAGGCCGGGTCAGAAATACAAAGAAAGATTTCATATCTTGCAATTGCTTCATGACTACATTGTTGACAGGCAAGTTCCCAACAAACCCAAACTCCCGCAATATAGCTCTTGGAGCTACTTTCGATATGAAATTTTAGATTGTCTTATAGTCTGTTTAATTGAAGAAGAATTATCGGATAAACCTGCAACGAAGATCTTAAAGTGCCGGAGATGTATGAAATTGCTATTTCAAGTATCAGGATTTGTGATAACCCTACTTGTTTTGTCTCCGGTTCTTGTCATCTTGTTCGTATGGGGGATCATATTTGCCATTTGGTACTCTATTAAGAACTACATATCCGCTAAAGTAGAGGAGAAAGGACTACATGTTCCAACTGTAGAAGAACTAAAAAGAGTAGGAGTGAAATTCAAGAACTCGGACGGTGGAAAAAAGATAGGAGTTAGTGACATTAAGTTCAAGGATTCCAAACTGTATTTGCCTAAGATCAATATAGATAACAGATCCGAAGTGATACTGAGAAATCTGATTGCCCTGGAAATCTGCTCCCAAAACGAGCAGAAACCTATTACAAGGTACGCTCTTTTAATGAATGACTTGGTTAACACGAGTGGGGACGTGGGTATCTTGAGACGAGAGGGCATCATCACCAGCAGCCTTGGAAGTGACGATGAGATCGCTCAACTTTGGAATTTCATGGTGACAGCCACAGAAATGCCCAGGTACGATTCTATAGACAAGGCTTGTGAATTCATTAATAGGTACCGCAAGCAGTTGTGGAAAGTTCTATGGGCTCAATTTGTTATGCTTCACTGttcaaagccttggttgtttcTCTCTCTTCTGGCTGGAGTTACGTTTTTACTGTTGACGCTTGTCCAAGTTATCTGCCTTTTTCAGTCGTGCCAACTCAAATAG